A genome region from Williamwhitmania sp. includes the following:
- a CDS encoding insulinase family protein, whose protein sequence is MKIFKGALWLVLLTFCSLGSIAQGLDLNSPVPIDPNFRMGVLGNGLHYYIRHNVTVKDRADFYIAQNVGAILEEDPQNGLAHFLEHMAFNGTKNYPDKKLIEYLESIGVKFGENINAFTSLDETVYNLSDVPVARQSAVDSALLILHDWSGFISLKDDEIDNERGVIREEWRTGRGADRRMYKELLPTIYAGSKYATRDVIGDINVINGFDHKEIREFYHKWYRPDLQSIIIVGDVDVAKVEQYIKTVFQDIPKRENPAPRPFFSVPDNKEPIIGIASDPEAKNSIVRVYYKRPVVAENKKNMEYMRTNIIKDLVSSMLRSRLNELVQKPNPPYVVAFANVGSMVRTEDAFTLTAIAKNDQTLDGLGALIREDERMQKFGFTDTELGRAKSDYLRGKENMLKEKDKQKNETFVWECVDNFLTNEPMPSIEFDYKFSASVLPTISLEELNAYAKSLVTDTNMVVTITGPEKEGLKNPTKEEVMKTIADVKAENILPYVDQVSNKPLVEKKPVPGKVESTKEDKAFGTTEWTLSNGAKVVFKKTDFKEDQIVLEAYADGGTSLVSVEDLPSISMAADFVSNGGVGEFSSAELNKMLAGKVVDVRPDIGGTSEGISGTASPKDFEAMLQLVYLYFTQPRVDDETATAFMQRLKAYFANVSADPRSAFRDSISVLMANHNSRVMPMNVDFLNKVDYQKAIKLYKERFADASAFTFIFAGNVKPEESKALIETYIGGLPSLNKKENARDNGVRPPVGKVENHFTKPLKTPKTSVYVAYTGKADYTLEDIVAMDAIQSILTNRYTETIREKEGGSYGVGVRGSVNDFPLPSFNIYMVFDTDPKIANKMIGIIYAEVDSLMKNGPAEETLAKAKEHFITAFQQNVRENSFWTSTIREKYENGLDSYTKYLEVVNSLTPAKIKEAANKFFGQGNVVEVVMSPVE, encoded by the coding sequence ATGAAAATTTTTAAGGGGGCATTATGGCTCGTATTATTGACATTTTGCAGCTTGGGGAGCATTGCACAAGGATTAGATTTAAATTCCCCAGTGCCGATTGATCCTAACTTCAGGATGGGCGTTTTGGGAAATGGCTTACACTATTACATTCGCCATAATGTAACGGTGAAGGATAGGGCCGATTTTTACATTGCACAAAATGTTGGTGCCATCTTGGAGGAAGATCCACAGAATGGTCTTGCTCACTTTTTGGAGCACATGGCCTTTAATGGTACAAAAAACTATCCTGATAAGAAGCTGATTGAGTATCTGGAATCAATAGGTGTGAAGTTTGGCGAGAATATTAATGCCTTTACTTCGCTCGATGAAACCGTATACAACCTATCCGATGTGCCGGTTGCACGGCAGAGCGCTGTTGATTCTGCTCTGTTGATCCTACACGACTGGTCGGGTTTTATTTCGCTAAAGGATGATGAAATTGATAATGAGCGCGGCGTAATCCGTGAGGAGTGGAGAACTGGTAGAGGTGCTGATAGGCGCATGTATAAGGAGTTGCTCCCAACAATTTATGCTGGATCGAAGTATGCAACTCGCGACGTTATTGGCGATATTAATGTAATTAACGGATTTGACCATAAGGAGATTCGTGAGTTTTATCACAAATGGTACCGTCCCGATCTTCAGTCTATTATCATTGTAGGAGATGTTGATGTTGCTAAGGTTGAGCAGTATATAAAGACTGTCTTTCAGGATATTCCGAAGCGCGAAAATCCAGCACCTCGTCCATTCTTTAGTGTTCCCGATAATAAGGAGCCAATTATTGGTATCGCTTCAGATCCGGAGGCAAAAAACAGCATTGTTAGGGTTTACTACAAGCGCCCTGTTGTTGCAGAGAATAAGAAGAATATGGAGTATATGCGTACTAACATTATTAAGGATTTGGTTTCTAGTATGCTCCGTTCACGATTGAACGAGTTAGTTCAGAAGCCTAACCCTCCTTATGTAGTTGCTTTTGCTAATGTTGGAAGCATGGTGCGAACGGAGGATGCATTTACTCTTACTGCCATTGCAAAAAACGACCAAACGTTGGATGGCCTTGGTGCCCTAATTCGGGAAGATGAGCGTATGCAAAAGTTTGGGTTTACGGATACGGAACTTGGTCGTGCAAAATCCGATTATCTCAGGGGCAAAGAAAATATGCTGAAGGAAAAGGATAAGCAGAAGAATGAAACTTTCGTTTGGGAGTGTGTTGACAACTTCCTTACAAATGAGCCTATGCCGAGCATTGAGTTTGATTATAAGTTTTCAGCCTCAGTTTTGCCAACCATTTCACTTGAGGAACTCAATGCCTATGCAAAATCACTGGTAACAGATACTAATATGGTGGTAACCATTACCGGACCAGAAAAGGAAGGTCTTAAGAATCCTACGAAGGAAGAGGTAATGAAGACAATTGCGGATGTAAAGGCCGAAAATATTCTGCCATACGTGGATCAGGTTTCTAATAAGCCTTTGGTTGAAAAGAAACCTGTGCCAGGCAAGGTGGAATCAACGAAAGAAGATAAGGCGTTTGGAACAACCGAGTGGACATTGTCCAACGGTGCGAAGGTGGTGTTTAAAAAGACCGATTTCAAGGAAGATCAAATTGTGCTAGAAGCGTATGCAGACGGAGGGACTTCCTTAGTCTCTGTTGAAGATTTACCCTCTATTAGTATGGCTGCCGATTTCGTTTCAAACGGAGGTGTTGGGGAGTTCAGTAGTGCGGAGTTGAATAAAATGCTGGCGGGAAAAGTTGTAGATGTAAGGCCTGATATTGGTGGAACCTCCGAAGGTATAAGCGGGACTGCTTCGCCAAAGGATTTTGAAGCCATGCTTCAACTAGTATATCTCTATTTTACTCAACCGAGAGTTGATGATGAAACTGCCACTGCGTTTATGCAGAGGCTAAAGGCATACTTTGCCAATGTAAGCGCTGACCCTCGTTCTGCTTTTAGGGATTCAATTTCTGTGTTGATGGCTAACCATAACTCCCGTGTTATGCCTATGAATGTCGACTTCTTGAATAAGGTAGATTATCAAAAAGCCATTAAACTATACAAGGAACGATTTGCCGATGCTTCTGCTTTTACCTTCATTTTTGCCGGCAATGTCAAACCTGAGGAGTCAAAGGCGCTTATTGAAACCTACATTGGAGGTCTTCCCTCGTTAAATAAAAAGGAGAATGCAAGAGATAATGGCGTTCGTCCACCAGTTGGTAAGGTCGAGAACCATTTTACTAAGCCATTGAAAACACCTAAAACTTCGGTCTACGTTGCTTACACTGGGAAGGCAGATTATACACTGGAGGACATAGTTGCAATGGATGCAATCCAGAGTATTCTGACGAACCGCTATACAGAGACAATCCGTGAAAAAGAAGGTGGATCGTATGGTGTTGGTGTGCGTGGTTCAGTGAACGATTTTCCTCTGCCTTCATTCAACATTTACATGGTGTTTGATACCGACCCAAAGATTGCCAATAAAATGATTGGTATCATTTATGCTGAGGTTGACAGCT